In Erigeron canadensis isolate Cc75 chromosome 6, C_canadensis_v1, whole genome shotgun sequence, the following are encoded in one genomic region:
- the LOC122603994 gene encoding protein SAR DEFICIENT 4 has translation MATVINPSAGPIFIDATTTQSVLPYTSLINHLQTSIPTTTSVIQSPIRHSHQTSSSSSSNITNNLLLMPAWSESPTTFPYIGVKLVTVHPDNSALNLPGVHASYLIFNSVTGQPLASMDGTELTVRRTACVSALASHYLSNVHSKVLLMVGAGSMAPHLIKAHLTIRPEINYVMIWNRNVGRCDNLVENFGKESGMDGVRFEVCQDLESGVRIADIVSCATNSETPLVMGEWLKAGAHLDLVGSYKPSMRECDDEAMTRGRVFVDNEHAMVEAGELVGAFERGVMKTDEIEGDLVELTKGEKIGRRDDKEITLFVSVGSAVVDLLSAQLAYETVAGKP, from the coding sequence ATGGCGACAGTAATCAACCCATCCGCCGGACCAATCTTCATAGACGCAACCACGACGCAATCAGTCCTTCCGTACACATCCCTAATCAACCACCTCCAAACATCTatccccaccaccacctccgtcaTCCAATCTCCGATCCGACACTCCCACCAaacatcctcatcatcatcatctaataTTACTAACAATCTTCTTTTGATGCCGGCATGGTCTGAATCTCCAACCACTTTCCCTTACATCGGTGTCAAGTTAGTTACCGTCCATCCCGATAATTCCGCTTTAAATTTACCTGGTGTTCATGCTAGCTATCTCATTTTTAACTCGGTTACTGGCCAACCTCTAGCTTCAATGGACGGAACCGAACTAACTGTCCGCCGAACGGCTTGTGTATCCGCTCTGGCGTCACATTATCTGTCCAATGTACATTCCAAAGTTTTGTTAATGGTTGGTGCAGGTTCCATGGCGCCACATTTGATTAAAGCCCATTTAACGATTAGGCCCGAAATCAATTATGTGATGATATGGAACCGAAATGTTGGGAGATGTGATAATTTGGTTGAAAATTTTGGAAAGGAAAGTGGAATGGATGGGGTACGGTTTGAGGTTTGTCAGGATTTAGAGTCTGGGGTTAGGATAGCGGATATAGTGAGCTGTGCTACGAATAGTGAGACGCCGTTGGTTATGGGGGAGTGGTTGAAGGCCGGGGCGCATTTGGATTTGGTTGGGTCGTATAAGCCGTCGATGAGGGAGTGTGATGATGAAGCTATGACGAGAGGGAGGGTTTTTGTTGATAATGAGCATGCTATGGTTGAGGCTGGGGAGTTGGTCGGGGCGTTTGAAAGAGGTGTGATGAAGACAGATGAGATTGAAGGTGATCTTGTGGAGTTGACTAAGGGGGAGAAAATTGGGAGGAGAGACGATAAGGAGATTACTCTGTTTGTATCGGTTGGGTCGGCGGTGGTTGATCTTTTGAGTGCTCAGTTGGCATATGAAACCGTTGCAGGCAAACCATAG